The following nucleotide sequence is from Cellvibrio sp. PSBB006.
TCCCATATTGTTTTGATTGAGTCAGAGCAGATTGGTACCGTGGGCGTGGGCGAAGCAACTATACCAGGCATCCGTGCGTTTAATCTTTCATTGGGTATTGATGAAATTGATTTTATCAGGAAGACCAACGCCACCTTCAAATTGGGTATTGAATTTCGTAACTGGTATCAGAATAACACCACTTTTTTTCATCCATTTGCGGCTTATGGTTTGCCACTACATGGTGTGGAGTTTCATCATTACATTGCGCGCATGCGTGCCGCAGGCGAAACCGTTGATATAGCAGATTACAGCTTTCCTATTCAGTTGGCCCGGCGAGGACATTTTGCCCAGCCCCACGAAAAGCCACCCACCCCGCTGGCCGATTATGGTTACGCGTATCACTTTGATGCAGCACTTTATGCTTCTTATTTGCGAGACTACGCCATGGCACGTGGTGTCGTGCGTATAGAGGGCAAGATTGCCTCAGTCAAGTTACATCCGGATGATGGATTTATTGAGTCGGTGATCATGGACAATAATGCAGAAATCGCAGGGCAACTTTTTATTGATTGCTCCGGGTTTCGCGGATTACTGATTGAAGAAGCGCTTCATACGGGCTATGACGATTGGCGTTGTTGGTTGCCCTGTGATCGTGCCGTCGCCGTGCAAAGTCAGTTGACCGGAGAGCCTACACCCTATACGCGCACCACCGCCCACGAAGCCGGTTGGCAATGGCGAATTCCGTTGCAACATCGCACAGGTAATGGTTATGTTTATGCCAGCCGCTTTATTAGCGATGAGCAAGCCAGGCAGACATTGCTGACACATCTTGACGGCGAACCGATAAAACAGCCGCGTCAGTTTGATTTTGTTACTGGGCGACGAAAAAAAATCTGGAACAAAAATTGTTTTGCACTGGGGCTCGCTTCCGGTTTTCTTGAGCCATTGGAATCTACCAGTATTTCATTGATTCAAACCGGCATTAGCAAGCTTTTGCAATTCTTCCCGGATGTCAGCTTCAACGCGCACGATATGGCAGAAGTTAATCGTCTGCATCATCACGAATTCGAGCGTATACGTGATTTTCTTATTCTTCATTACAAAGCCACGACGCGTAGCGATACCGCATTTTGGCGCTTTTGCCAGGAAATGCCAGTGCCGGATTCGCTCGCCCATAAGATGCAGGTTTATGAAAGCCGCGGACATCTGGTGATGTATGACCCGGAAGCTTTCGAAAAAGAAAGCTGGGTGACCATGTACATGGGCTTTCACCGATATGCCGAGCGTTATGATGAGCGCGCGGATAACATCAATCTGGATGAATTAAAAAATCAATTGGCCAAGATGCGGCAGATGATTCAAATCGCCGCCGACCAGGCAATGCGCCACGGCGATTTTATTGCCCGCCATTGTGCAGCAGAATGATTTATGCGTTAACTGAGCAGTTGGCCGCAATGAACTCTTTATGTGTCGGCACGGAATTCACGGCGCGCTGAATCGATTTACGCATCTCCGCCAGACTTTGCTTAAGATAATTTTCGTCCAGTTGATCTACACGGCTGTTGTAAGTCTGTGGCAATATCCCAAATCCGTGGTAAATGGCGAGCCAACTGGGCGGGCCAAATATTTCTATTGGGTAACGAATCAATTCGCCTCGGGTAACAAATGCATCAATTTTGTTTTGCAATGGTTCCGGGACGGCGGTTGTGCGACATTGATCCCACAGTGGCTCGCCGTGTCGTTGATTGGCTTTATAATGCAGGATAATAAAATCTCTCACACGCTCATACTCCTGGGCAGTCAGATGATTAAATTCATCAACTGCAGCCTGGGTATAGTAAGGGTACGGAAAACTGTGGCGAATTTTTTCGATGGCGGTTTCTACCAAGGCAATGCTGGTGGATTCCAGCGGTTCCAGAAAACCACTGGCTAAGCCAACCGCAATACAGTTTTTATTCCATGCCTGTTTGCGCCTGCCGGCAGTAAAACTGAAACGACGCGGCTCATGCAATAAATGACCGTCAATGTTTTTCTTCAGAATCGCAATGGCCTCATCCTCAGTCATATAACGACTGCAATAAACATGACCATTTCCCTGACGATGCTGCAGTGGAATTCGCCATTGCCATCCGGCTTCGTGGGCCTGACTTATGGTGTATGGTGGCGGATCACCTGCCAACTCACTTTGCACGGCTACGGCGCTGTCGCATAACAGCCACTCGCTCCAGTCTTCATAACCGGTTTTAAATGTTTGTTCGATCAGCAGCGCGCGAAAACCGGAACAGTCTATAAATAAATCGCCGTTAACTTCATCACCATTCTCCAGCATTAACGATGCTAAAGAGCCATCAATAGAATCCTGTCGCACCTCATGGATGCGTGCATCAATACGCTTTACACCTTGTTGCTCAGCATATTCACGCATCAATTTGGCAAACAGTGATGCATCGAAATGTAATGCCCAGTCGAATACCGATAACTCAGACGGTGGGTTAGGTGAGGGTTCGATAAATTTATGGTGCTCCGCCAACTGTACGCCCAAGGAATATTCCGGCAATTCACCAGCGCCTTCGCCGTGTTCGCGCAACTTCATCCAGTAGTGATGAAAATCCACGCCGTTGGCACGTTGTCCGTAAAGACCAAAAGGATGGATAAACTGGCTCCCCGTGCTATGCCAGTCGCGAAACTGAATGCCGAGCTTGCAGGTGGCGCGCGTGGCTCGCATAACATCAAGATCCTTCATGCCCAGCTCAGCGTAAAAGCGCCGCAATGTCGGTATAGTCGCTTCGCCGACACCCACAGTGCCTATCTCTGATGACTCCACCAATGTGATGGCAACCGAGGTTTTACGAAAGTGTTTGCTCAGGCTGGCAGCCGTCATCCAACCAGCAGTGCCGCCACCAACAATAATGATTTTGCTTACAGGTTTTTTCTGCACAGGAAAACCTTTGAATAAAATGATCAATTCTTATTAATCGTTATCTCAAAAAACAAAAACCGCCGCAGTTGTCTTTCCACAAGCTACGACGGTTCCTGTTGTATCAAAGAGTGCGGTTATTGAAAAGCACTCATTTATTACAAGGTTACTAGAAGTTTACGCGAGCTCCCAATGCCCATCGTGCTTCATAGATGTTTTGGAAAGCTTTTTGGTCTTCAAACTCCAGATAGGTTTGTTGGAATTCCTCGGTAATGTTGGAACCATTTATATAAAGATCGACATTATCGGTTACGGTCCAGGTAACGTTCATATCCAGTTGGCCATAGTCATCTTGATAAAGGCTTTGCATGCCTGTTGCTGGGCTGCCGGCAGTGATCAGGCGTGGTGAGCGGAAGTTGTAAGCCAGTCTTGCAGACAGAAATTCGTTTTCGAACCAGCCGACTACGTTGTATGTATCTTCTGAGTTGTTAACGAAAGGCAATTCCTCGCCTCCTAATCCCGCAGCATCCTGAGAACTGTCGGAGAAGGTGTAGTTAACATCAAAACCGAAGTTTGAAATAAACCCATCGGCAAAATCACTAAAAGCTACTTTAGCGGCGAGTTCGACACCTTCTACCTTACCACCAGTGCCTTGAACTGGCGCCGTAAATGGCCAGGGGCCACGATTGATGCCGTCGGTATCCGGCTCATCCAGATAGATCGTGCCAGTTTGTACGAAACTTTCAATATCAATATGGAAAATCGCCGCGCTCAGAGCAGATGCATTGCCCACATACCATTCAGCCGACAGGTCGATATTATCAGCACGAGTTGGATCGAGATCGGGGTTGCCTGATAAGGAGCCGCTGCTGACGCGCATGCAGTTACAATCTTCATTGAAAACCCGACCTACCGATTTGGCACCACCCCAATCAAGAAGGTTTAATGGCTGCATGGTTTTTCCATAACCGAAGCGGATTTTTACGTCATCCGTAACGTCGTAAGCAAGGTTTAGACTTGGCAACACATCTGTATAGCTGCGCTGGGTTACTTCATCTCCAGCATCATAGTTTACACCTGAGTGAGGTACTGCATCGCCAGTAACGTTTTGAATAATAGTCAGGTCGGTTTCAACAATTTTTACGCCTAAGTTACCCGTCAGATTTCCGGCTTCAAAATTGATTTGTGTGAAATAACTAAATTCATCAAGTGCCACACCATAGCTTTGGCCTGGCTGGTTAAATTTAGTTTGTGCTCCAAAAACTTTTTCCTGGTATGCGAGGGTGTTGTCGAGCTCGCGGGGATCAACAACCCAAACACCCGGGATACCTTTAACGGGACCAAAATCATCAACCCATACCACGTTATTCCACTCATCAATACGAGTTGGTGGTAACAATGTGTAGCCCAGAAAGTTTTCACGTTGACCCGTTACATTACCGTCTTCATCTTCAACGTCATATAGAACCCGATCTCCATTTTCATCAACTTCGTATTCGCCTTGAATCAAATCTGGATCGCATTCTGCGGTGCCGGAAAATTGGTCTACTGCTTTCCATTGTGCTGAGCAGCCAGTTTCGGGGAAATTCGCAAAATATGAGAAAACGTTGTGATCTACAGTGCGCTCACTTTGGCGGAGGCCAAAATCAACAGCGGTAATGAATGGCGCTTCATCAAATTCATATTTCCACTTTGTACTGAAGGTATTCATTGTTCCATCATCATCAGTATTATTTTCTGATGACATGGCTCCGATGTGATATGAATCTTTGCTGGCCATATATTCAGCTACAGTCATCATTCCCTGACCGCCATTAACGACCTGATCGAAGCCTCCGAAGACTGGATGTTTGCCGGATGCATCGTAAGTAATACGGAATTCATCGTCTTCGATACCACCAGGTGAGAAATCAGCAGCACAGCCGCCCAACTCGCCGATAACTTCTTGGTCGGGACCGCAATAAATTGAATCTCCTGGCATTAATCCGCCTGGCCCTGTTACCAATGTGCCCTGATCAATACTCAGCATGTCGCCTTCAACATAGCCATGGCGCATGCTGGCAGTGGCATCGGCACGCGTGATACGCACTTGTCCGCTCAGAGGGCCATCATTGGCAAAATTCAGCTCAATGCTGCCGTTACTGGATTCCTCTTCATTGAAATTAACCTGAGAGAACGACTGCAAACGATACGGTCTTGCACTGAAGGAATTAACGGTTCTCCAGTCATTGCCATCTTGATCAACAAAACTGTTGCTACCGAAACCTTCTGCGTAGGCGTAATCGGCGAATGTTTGCCAGCGATTGTTGTGAGAAAAACCAGCCCGGCGATTGTAACGCTCCTGTTTGCTGTAGAAATAATCAGCAACCAATTCAACGCTGTCGGTTAGTTGAGCCTGAAAGGATAAATTAAGGCCGTCACGATTACGCTCTTCTTCCTTATGGAAGGCTGCAAAGCCTTGAGGCACGACATGATAGATATCGGCATCAATAGCTGGCGTGCTCCAGGTGTGGTTATTGTTTGTCGCGCCGATGCCACCGTTTTCAGATGTATCGAAGTAACCGTTGTAGTCGGTAGCCAGGTTTTTTTCGGTGGTGACAGCACTAATCAGAAATCCAATTGTGTCATTTTGCCAGC
It contains:
- a CDS encoding tryptophan halogenase family protein → MNERVNKIVIVGGGTAGWMAAASLARFFDGKPSHIVLIESEQIGTVGVGEATIPGIRAFNLSLGIDEIDFIRKTNATFKLGIEFRNWYQNNTTFFHPFAAYGLPLHGVEFHHYIARMRAAGETVDIADYSFPIQLARRGHFAQPHEKPPTPLADYGYAYHFDAALYASYLRDYAMARGVVRIEGKIASVKLHPDDGFIESVIMDNNAEIAGQLFIDCSGFRGLLIEEALHTGYDDWRCWLPCDRAVAVQSQLTGEPTPYTRTTAHEAGWQWRIPLQHRTGNGYVYASRFISDEQARQTLLTHLDGEPIKQPRQFDFVTGRRKKIWNKNCFALGLASGFLEPLESTSISLIQTGISKLLQFFPDVSFNAHDMAEVNRLHHHEFERIRDFLILHYKATTRSDTAFWRFCQEMPVPDSLAHKMQVYESRGHLVMYDPEAFEKESWVTMYMGFHRYAERYDERADNINLDELKNQLAKMRQMIQIAADQAMRHGDFIARHCAAE
- a CDS encoding tryptophan halogenase family protein; the protein is MQKKPVSKIIIVGGGTAGWMTAASLSKHFRKTSVAITLVESSEIGTVGVGEATIPTLRRFYAELGMKDLDVMRATRATCKLGIQFRDWHSTGSQFIHPFGLYGQRANGVDFHHYWMKLREHGEGAGELPEYSLGVQLAEHHKFIEPSPNPPSELSVFDWALHFDASLFAKLMREYAEQQGVKRIDARIHEVRQDSIDGSLASLMLENGDEVNGDLFIDCSGFRALLIEQTFKTGYEDWSEWLLCDSAVAVQSELAGDPPPYTISQAHEAGWQWRIPLQHRQGNGHVYCSRYMTEDEAIAILKKNIDGHLLHEPRRFSFTAGRRKQAWNKNCIAVGLASGFLEPLESTSIALVETAIEKIRHSFPYPYYTQAAVDEFNHLTAQEYERVRDFIILHYKANQRHGEPLWDQCRTTAVPEPLQNKIDAFVTRGELIRYPIEIFGPPSWLAIYHGFGILPQTYNSRVDQLDENYLKQSLAEMRKSIQRAVNSVPTHKEFIAANCSVNA
- a CDS encoding TonB-dependent receptor encodes the protein MEAQKRAFRKTLLASSISSCLLASVCVQAQDNLVEEVVVTGVYASQQNAVNTKRNAPSVVDAISAEDIGKLPDVTIADSLQRIPGIQVERTAGEGGPVQIRGLSNVATSLNGETFLSATTIDSSGADFGDLPSQLFSGADVYKSPLASLTTLGIAGSIDLKTRRPFDLDEGWTFAATAEGDYGSISEEVDPTISGLVGWQNDTIGFLISAVTTEKNLATDYNGYFDTSENGGIGATNNNHTWSTPAIDADIYHVVPQGFAAFHKEEERNRDGLNLSFQAQLTDSVELVADYFYSKQERYNRRAGFSHNNRWQTFADYAYAEGFGSNSFVDQDGNDWRTVNSFSARPYRLQSFSQVNFNEEESSNGSIELNFANDGPLSGQVRITRADATASMRHGYVEGDMLSIDQGTLVTGPGGLMPGDSIYCGPDQEVIGELGGCAADFSPGGIEDDEFRITYDASGKHPVFGGFDQVVNGGQGMMTVAEYMASKDSYHIGAMSSENNTDDDGTMNTFSTKWKYEFDEAPFITAVDFGLRQSERTVDHNVFSYFANFPETGCSAQWKAVDQFSGTAECDPDLIQGEYEVDENGDRVLYDVEDEDGNVTGQRENFLGYTLLPPTRIDEWNNVVWVDDFGPVKGIPGVWVVDPRELDNTLAYQEKVFGAQTKFNQPGQSYGVALDEFSYFTQINFEAGNLTGNLGVKIVETDLTIIQNVTGDAVPHSGVNYDAGDEVTQRSYTDVLPSLNLAYDVTDDVKIRFGYGKTMQPLNLLDWGGAKSVGRVFNEDCNCMRVSSGSLSGNPDLDPTRADNIDLSAEWYVGNASALSAAIFHIDIESFVQTGTIYLDEPDTDGINRGPWPFTAPVQGTGGKVEGVELAAKVAFSDFADGFISNFGFDVNYTFSDSSQDAAGLGGEELPFVNNSEDTYNVVGWFENEFLSARLAYNFRSPRLITAGSPATGMQSLYQDDYGQLDMNVTWTVTDNVDLYINGSNITEEFQQTYLEFEDQKAFQNIYEARWALGARVNF